The proteins below come from a single Nitrosospira sp. Is2 genomic window:
- a CDS encoding alpha/beta hydrolase, whose product MGALEAPSLLKLEFHQDPAKHVMLQSVTVQPKKEFYSNVAARIKASRGKKAFVFVHGYNVRFEDAARRTAQIAYDLGFDGAPIFYSWPSLGLPTPLGYTKDGQTMEWSQKNLRNFLQEFFANSDAQDVYLIAHSMGNRALTQAITAMLTEKPYLKERLREIILTAPDIDAEVFRRDIAPAFAVWGRPVTLYASSNDLALMMSKKVNGYPRAGDSGRGLVIAPGIETIDATNTDTSFIGHSYYAERRSILADMFYVIMEGRRADDRFGLEKIKTRRGPYWIFRK is encoded by the coding sequence ATGGGTGCGCTCGAAGCGCCTTCGTTGTTAAAATTGGAATTTCATCAAGACCCCGCAAAACACGTCATGTTGCAGAGCGTTACGGTGCAACCAAAAAAAGAGTTTTACTCAAATGTGGCTGCTCGTATTAAAGCGTCCCGCGGAAAGAAAGCTTTTGTCTTTGTCCACGGTTACAACGTTAGGTTCGAGGATGCAGCGAGAAGAACCGCCCAGATAGCGTACGATCTGGGTTTCGATGGAGCACCCATCTTTTATAGTTGGCCATCTCTAGGATTACCCACACCGCTTGGCTATACAAAAGATGGGCAGACCATGGAGTGGTCTCAGAAAAATTTGCGAAATTTTCTTCAAGAATTTTTTGCGAATTCGGATGCTCAAGACGTGTATCTGATCGCGCACAGCATGGGTAACAGGGCGCTTACACAGGCTATTACGGCTATGCTAACCGAAAAGCCTTATCTCAAAGAGCGTCTCAGGGAGATCATTCTTACCGCACCCGATATTGATGCAGAAGTATTCCGGAGAGACATTGCCCCTGCATTCGCTGTTTGGGGACGTCCTGTTACGCTGTACGCGTCCTCTAACGACCTGGCGCTGATGATGTCAAAAAAAGTCAATGGCTATCCACGAGCAGGGGACTCGGGAAGGGGATTGGTAATAGCTCCAGGAATTGAAACGATTGATGCAACGAATACGGATACGAGCTTTATAGGTCATTCATACTACGCGGAACGGAGGTCCATTCTGGCAGATATGTTCTACGTGATTATGGAGGGCCGCAGAGCTGATGATCGATTTGGTCTCGAAAAAATCAAGACAAGAAGGGGGCCCTATTGGATTTTTAGAAAATGA
- a CDS encoding sigma-54 dependent transcriptional regulator, with product MSQDEFDTCNESGERKSYLGTLRKIPAVATGKNSFTLLGNSSAFNQMLLLLEKLCKVNAPVLLEGETGTGKEMVARAIHYRGDRSGHAFVPINCGSFSDSLIESELFGHVKGAFTDARTDQPGLVETAAGGTLFLDEVDALTPRAQVALLRFLQDGSYRPIGARVERKVNVRIIAATNSRLDELVASRAFRPDLLYRLRILGLKLPPLRERDNDAMLLANHFFGRCKAQFPCSATKIDQDSCNWFNRYAWPGNIRELEGLIFREAVICDDPILRLTCPSTSLSPEPTAPADNAAAELCDRTYTSAKLAVVEQFEKQYLGALMERTRGNVSQAARLAGKERRALGKLLKKHGITGRHL from the coding sequence ATGAGTCAAGACGAATTTGATACTTGCAATGAATCCGGTGAACGGAAATCGTACCTCGGTACCTTAAGAAAAATACCCGCAGTTGCCACTGGGAAGAACAGTTTTACCCTGTTGGGCAACTCTTCAGCCTTCAATCAGATGCTTCTTCTGTTAGAAAAACTTTGCAAAGTAAACGCACCTGTCCTTTTGGAAGGAGAAACGGGAACCGGAAAAGAGATGGTGGCCCGTGCCATACATTATCGTGGTGATCGCAGCGGTCATGCTTTCGTGCCCATCAACTGCGGTTCATTTTCGGACAGCCTGATCGAGAGTGAACTCTTCGGACACGTGAAAGGTGCTTTTACGGATGCGAGAACGGACCAACCGGGGCTTGTAGAAACCGCGGCTGGGGGTACGCTTTTTCTCGACGAGGTAGATGCCCTTACGCCAAGAGCACAAGTGGCATTACTACGCTTCCTCCAGGACGGGAGTTACCGCCCAATTGGAGCTCGAGTTGAACGAAAAGTAAATGTGCGGATTATTGCTGCGACAAATAGCCGCCTGGATGAACTTGTAGCATCGCGTGCCTTTCGTCCTGATCTATTATATCGATTGCGAATCCTTGGATTGAAATTGCCACCACTGCGTGAACGAGACAATGACGCGATGTTGTTGGCCAACCACTTCTTCGGCCGATGCAAAGCTCAATTCCCCTGCAGTGCAACCAAAATCGATCAGGATAGTTGTAACTGGTTTAATCGATATGCGTGGCCTGGCAATATTCGGGAACTCGAAGGTCTCATTTTCAGAGAAGCAGTGATCTGTGACGATCCAATCTTGCGGCTGACCTGTCCGTCCACCAGTCTCTCTCCCGAGCCGACTGCTCCCGCCGATAACGCTGCGGCCGAGTTGTGTGATCGAACATACACGTCCGCAAAATTGGCCGTGGTGGAACAATTTGAAAAGCAGTATCTCGGCGCGCTAATGGAGCGCACCCGTGGGAATGTCAGTCAGGCCGCTCGGCTTGCAGGTAAAGAACGCCGCGCACTCGGCAAACTTCTTAAGAAACACGGCATTACCGGACGCCACCTGTGA
- a CDS encoding autotransporter domain-containing protein, producing MNKTLGHWIVALAGVVVFNPLQAQSFPQQSNTLLWANLDQSGTPTGAFVSVPQLAFQPSGSANGERYMMFVELGNDGQLNAGDNFQIRATSVPYLNPGAGTTGEQKSPWPGTTNGVLQEAYRLESTLDGTVTSVNGHPFINSNGELDPNPNDSFSASIRSGHIELLNAHTGGSITDLAVQQGTAVNIHFSPSGSLADPTEIVTVNGLLGPGCDQRCDTYIRMPDGSSIRGHSNAMTVSGGASVLSTELDTSAPTAHRLGLMVSHPLGATATFVVAGPVVPPPPQIPWLVFLNADNIMEGNNGNPMRTLLSPGQSSVGAVGSGGRNDHQGINGNLGNGQMRFAHNFGFAQFNVSAGGLWGGNNDAFRGDTTIRGAFVIPEVITKIPGTTVHITATGLYSPGEVNPDVSTLGGRVRADWLDAVKISKTGFTPYASYTYIHTSIKGFMDKTTPFYWDQHSDEVNTARYGLDAVIGVTKRINLLGRIEGAHRFEAHSNNITGRDMNGAGFSFAGLAYKQDWVRGAVGIEGKLGKNFVGVLLNATSQGPVTSYWATASYRAAF from the coding sequence ATGAATAAAACGCTTGGCCACTGGATAGTGGCATTAGCAGGGGTTGTTGTATTCAATCCACTGCAGGCACAATCTTTCCCGCAGCAGTCAAACACACTTCTTTGGGCAAATCTGGACCAGAGTGGCACGCCTACGGGAGCGTTTGTCTCAGTGCCTCAACTCGCATTTCAACCCTCAGGTAGCGCTAATGGAGAGCGGTATATGATGTTTGTTGAACTTGGAAATGATGGGCAACTCAACGCGGGGGACAATTTTCAGATTAGAGCAACTTCTGTACCATACCTAAATCCAGGTGCCGGAACCACGGGAGAGCAGAAGTCTCCATGGCCGGGCACTACAAACGGTGTGCTCCAGGAAGCTTATCGGTTGGAGTCCACCCTTGACGGAACCGTTACTAGCGTTAACGGGCACCCGTTTATAAATTCCAACGGCGAGTTGGACCCCAACCCAAACGATTCTTTTAGTGCCTCAATAAGAAGCGGTCACATCGAGCTTTTAAATGCGCATACCGGAGGTTCTATTACCGACCTTGCTGTACAGCAGGGAACGGCAGTAAACATACACTTTTCTCCCAGCGGCTCCCTAGCGGACCCTACAGAAATTGTTACCGTGAACGGTCTACTGGGTCCGGGATGCGACCAACGATGCGACACGTATATTCGCATGCCCGACGGGAGTAGCATACGTGGCCACAGCAATGCTATGACTGTGTCGGGTGGAGCCTCTGTTTTGAGTACGGAACTCGACACCTCTGCGCCGACCGCCCATCGACTGGGCCTTATGGTTTCCCATCCATTGGGCGCAACCGCAACGTTTGTAGTAGCGGGCCCAGTGGTCCCGCCGCCCCCACAGATTCCTTGGCTCGTCTTTCTCAACGCGGATAATATTATGGAGGGCAACAATGGCAATCCGATGCGCACATTGCTCTCTCCAGGGCAATCGAGCGTGGGCGCTGTTGGCAGCGGCGGGCGGAATGATCATCAGGGCATTAACGGCAATCTCGGCAATGGGCAAATGCGTTTTGCACATAATTTCGGATTTGCACAATTTAATGTTTCAGCCGGTGGTCTATGGGGGGGGAACAACGACGCGTTTAGAGGCGATACGACGATACGCGGCGCTTTCGTGATTCCCGAAGTCATCACCAAGATTCCGGGGACGACAGTTCACATAACGGCCACCGGTCTTTATTCTCCGGGTGAGGTTAATCCTGATGTCTCAACATTGGGAGGTAGGGTTCGCGCAGACTGGCTTGATGCGGTAAAGATATCAAAGACGGGATTCACGCCCTACGCGAGCTACACCTATATCCACACGAGTATAAAAGGCTTTATGGACAAAACTACCCCATTTTATTGGGACCAGCATTCGGATGAGGTCAATACTGCCAGGTACGGACTGGATGCGGTAATTGGGGTGACGAAAAGAATAAACTTGCTCGGGCGGATAGAGGGCGCTCATCGATTTGAGGCACATAGTAATAATATCACCGGACGAGACATGAATGGGGCGGGCTTCAGCTTCGCGGGCCTCGCCTATAAACAGGACTGGGTTCGCGGTGCAGTGGGCATAGAGGGAAAACTGGGGAAAAATTTCGTTGGTGTTCTGCTCAACGCCACATCCCAAGGCCCAGTGACCAGCTACTGGGCTACCGCGAGTTACAGGGCCGCATTCTGA